From Carassius gibelio isolate Cgi1373 ecotype wild population from Czech Republic chromosome B23, carGib1.2-hapl.c, whole genome shotgun sequence, the proteins below share one genomic window:
- the LOC128011137 gene encoding uncharacterized protein LOC128011137 isoform X1, which yields MEELWSAGASIWSGSNFNKNDGVAVLINNPNILVKGSTVVSPPRWFLGKLERAVFYFLWGSKWERLKRETIKKRPENGGKGLPDPHLFLGSRFTALHISYATTPSKENKTAAMARFWMGSYLRTLKILPVDLKTPVSFNLPKEYSFIKKFLKKYLLESEDVTILTQHKSLISVVQDREPVSPVPGLTPSEAKQVWRNAAHPALQNRHKDLSWMVAHEILPVRAVMHSRGMAKNPICPRSGCNSPETVHHLLWECSTARDLWAKTGPLYFPCLPVGGAQFGYQLAILGVGRGLKDLTAQKFTSLWLTLNVIKDAIWATRNLLVGKRVTVTLHACELKVTSMLQGYRTTIFGRGGRGRTERVPAGTDPGRP from the exons atggaagagctatggtccgcaggagcctccatatggagcggatcaaattttaacaaaaacgacggagttgcggttttaattaataatcctaacatcctggtgaagggcagcactgtggtgag cccccctcggtggttcctggggaaactggagagggcggtgttttacttcctgtgggggtccaagtgggagcgcctgaagagggagaccatcaagaaaaggccggagaacggtggaaaaggcctcccagacccccacctgtttttaggcagccgcttcaccgccctgcacattagttatgccacgaccccatccaaagaaaacaagacggctgcaatggcgcgattttggatggggtcttacctacgaacactgaaaattttaccagtggacttgaaaaccccagtgtcttttaacttgcccaaagagtacagttttataaaaaagtttttaaagaaataccttttagagagtgaagatgtcaccattttaactcaacacaagtctctcatctctgttgtgcaggaccgggaaccggtgagtccagttccgggcctcacaccaagtgaggccaaacaggtttggcggaacgcggctcaccccgctctccagaacaggcacaaggacttatcgtggatggtggctcatgagatcctcccggtcagggcggttatgcactccagaggcatggccaaaaaccccatctgcccgcggtccggctgcaattccccggagaccgtccaccacctgctctgggagtgcagcactgcgcgggacctgtgggccaagaccggccccctgtatttcccgtgcctaccagtgggtggggcccagttcgggtaccagctcgccatccttggggtgggccggggcttgaaggacttgacggcacagaaatttacctcgctctggctcaccctcaacgtcatcaaggatgccatctgggccaccagaaacctgctggtggggaagcgcgttacggtaaccctccatgcatgcgagctaaaggtaacatcaatgctgcaggggtaccggacgacgatattcggacgggggggccggggtcgcacggagagggtcccggcaggcaccgaccctggccgcccgtag
- the LOC128011137 gene encoding uncharacterized protein LOC128011137 isoform X3 encodes MEELWSAGASIWSGSNFNKNDGVAVLINNPNILVKGSTVVSPPRWFLGKLERAVFYFLWGSKWERLKRETIKKRPENGGKGLPDPHLFLGSRFTALHISYATTPSKENKTAAMARFWMGSYLRTLKILPVDLKTPVSFNLPKETGNR; translated from the exons atggaagagctatggtccgcaggagcctccatatggagcggatcaaattttaacaaaaacgacggagttgcggttttaattaataatcctaacatcctggtgaagggcagcactgtggtgag cccccctcggtggttcctggggaaactggagagggcggtgttttacttcctgtgggggtccaagtgggagcgcctgaagagggagaccatcaagaaaaggccggagaacggtggaaaaggcctcccagacccccacctgtttttaggcagccgcttcaccgccctgcacattagttatgccacgaccccatccaaagaaaacaagacggctgcaatggcgcgattttggatggggtcttacctacgaacactgaaaattttaccagtggacttgaaaaccccagtgtcttttaacttgcccaaaga gaccgggaaccggtga